A genomic segment from Thermoanaerobaculales bacterium encodes:
- the pilM gene encoding type IV pilus assembly protein PilM: MFGKRKKQVVGCDVGSSSIKIVELKPLKNGEYQLVHAAIANLSPEAIVDGAIMDSSLVVEALSRLIADNSIRNPNFGGSLSGHSVIIKKIQLPAMTEAELTESIQWEAEQYIPFDINDVNLDYVVLESSGDTMDVLLVAVKKDRIADYTSVIVQAGKEPVLVDVDVFALQNAFETNYAPGEGTIGLVNIGASVMNINVLHNGTSIFWRDVAFGGNQYTEAIQRELNLPREEAERLKLGEQVGEHSLQQVMGVLNSVSEDLAAELQKTFDFFVATSSVDRLDRVVLAGGGSLVLNLDTILKDRFQVDVEVMNPFRNIRYSESDFDPEWINRHAPAMSVAVGLAVRTVGD; this comes from the coding sequence GTGTTTGGTAAAAGAAAGAAGCAGGTTGTCGGCTGCGATGTCGGCTCGTCTTCCATCAAGATCGTGGAACTCAAGCCGCTCAAAAACGGCGAGTACCAGCTCGTTCATGCGGCGATCGCCAACCTCTCGCCCGAGGCGATTGTCGACGGCGCGATCATGGACTCCTCGCTGGTGGTGGAGGCGCTGTCCCGGCTGATCGCCGACAACAGCATCCGCAACCCCAACTTCGGCGGCTCGCTGTCGGGCCACTCGGTGATCATCAAGAAGATCCAGCTGCCGGCCATGACCGAGGCCGAGCTGACCGAGTCCATCCAGTGGGAGGCCGAGCAGTACATCCCGTTCGACATCAACGACGTCAACCTCGACTACGTGGTGCTCGAGTCGTCCGGCGACACCATGGACGTGCTGCTGGTGGCCGTGAAGAAGGACCGGATCGCCGACTACACCTCGGTGATCGTGCAGGCGGGCAAGGAGCCGGTGCTGGTCGACGTCGACGTGTTCGCGCTCCAGAACGCCTTCGAGACGAACTACGCGCCGGGCGAGGGGACGATCGGCCTGGTCAACATCGGCGCCTCGGTGATGAACATCAACGTCCTCCACAACGGCACGTCGATCTTCTGGCGCGACGTCGCGTTCGGAGGCAATCAGTACACCGAGGCGATCCAGCGGGAGCTGAACCTGCCCCGCGAGGAGGCGGAGCGGCTCAAGCTCGGAGAGCAGGTCGGGGAGCACTCCCTGCAGCAGGTCATGGGGGTGCTCAACAGCGTCTCCGAGGACCTGGCTGCCGAGCTCCAGAAGACCTTCGACTTCTTCGTGGCGACCTCCTCGGTGGACCGACTCGACCGGGTGGTGCTGGCCGGCGGCGGCTCCCTGGTGCTCAACCTCGACACCATCCTCAAGGACCGGTTCCAGGTCGACGTCGAGGTCATGAACCCGTTCCGCAACATCCGCTACAGCGAATCGGACTTCGATCCGGAGTGGATCAACCGGCACGCCCCGGCCATGTCGGTGGCGGTGGGCCTCGCCGTGCGAACGGTCGGAGATTAA
- the rpmB gene encoding 50S ribosomal protein L28: MAQRCDICGKGPMTGSNISHAHNVTKRRWLPNLQRVRAMVDGRPKYIRVCTRCLRSGKVVKAPRL; encoded by the coding sequence ATGGCGCAGCGATGCGATATCTGCGGCAAGGGGCCGATGACCGGCAGCAACATCTCCCATGCTCACAACGTCACCAAGCGGCGCTGGTTGCCCAACCTGCAGCGGGTGCGTGCGATGGTCGACGGCCGTCCGAAGTACATCCGGGTGTGCACGCGCTGCCTGCGCTCGGGCAAGGTCGTCAAGGCCCCCCGCCTCTGA
- a CDS encoding bifunctional (p)ppGpp synthetase/guanosine-3',5'-bis(diphosphate) 3'-pyrophosphohydrolase: MELAGRIRIEDILYRVESYLPDYDEDLLRHAYVFAANRHQGQVRRSGESYLVHPLTVAWILAEMELDETAIAAGMLHDILEDTQTTATELAEEFGPEVTRLVAALTKISTFESSFSSHEATEAENFRRLLLASTDDARVILIKLADRLHNMRTLGFLKRERQLAIARETLDIYAPIANRLGIGSIKFELEDLCFEYLHPDEAKALTRQVEERAKAADRWFTKIREDLAALLAKNGIEATISGRVKHLYSIWGKLKRQRVDVEDVFDVLAFRIIVSTVGECYATLGLIHQEWSPVPGRIKDHIAIPKPNAYQSLHTSVIGPEGHPFEVQIRTEEMHKIAEFGIAAHWSYKEQGSQAPAEDSRLAWLRGVLDNSEGTSPREFIDSLKVDLYPDEVYSFTPRGDVFSFPRGATILDFAYRVHTEVGHKCVGGRINGRWVPLKTEIRNGDIVEITTSPQQRPHHDWLSIVVTTRARSKIRAWLKLEEKERAVEVGRKLLERELRRAGTSLKKLAGGAEIKREIASHGVSSEEDLLAAIGFGKVAAATVSAAVAPAAAETAEQRSPLQVREPTHPLDSQVLEVTGDADFLVYVAKCCSPLPGEPIVGYVTRGKGVAVHSRSCPNVRNLLYHPEREIEVRWATNAGSRSAAPSRVNVDMVFRDRSGMLASISHTITEEGSDILSCQLRTEDNDTGVAALTILVRDAPQLARIIDRLQSLSGMLQVERRGQAG, translated from the coding sequence ATGGAGTTGGCGGGCAGGATCCGCATCGAGGACATCCTCTACCGGGTGGAGAGCTACCTCCCGGACTACGACGAGGACCTGCTCCGCCACGCCTACGTGTTCGCCGCCAATCGCCACCAGGGCCAGGTGCGGCGGTCGGGCGAGTCCTACCTCGTGCACCCGCTGACGGTGGCCTGGATCCTGGCCGAGATGGAGCTCGACGAGACGGCGATCGCGGCCGGCATGCTGCACGACATCCTGGAGGACACCCAAACCACCGCGACCGAGCTCGCGGAGGAGTTCGGGCCCGAGGTCACCCGGCTGGTGGCGGCGCTGACGAAGATCTCGACCTTCGAGAGCTCCTTCTCCAGCCACGAGGCCACCGAGGCGGAGAACTTCCGCCGGCTGCTGCTGGCCTCGACCGACGACGCGCGGGTGATCCTGATCAAGCTCGCGGACCGCCTCCACAACATGCGCACCCTGGGCTTCCTCAAGCGCGAACGGCAGCTGGCGATCGCCAGGGAGACCCTCGACATCTACGCGCCGATCGCCAACCGGCTCGGCATCGGCAGCATCAAGTTCGAGCTCGAGGACCTCTGCTTCGAGTACCTCCACCCGGACGAGGCAAAGGCGCTGACCCGGCAGGTCGAGGAGCGCGCCAAGGCGGCCGACCGGTGGTTCACCAAGATCCGCGAGGACCTCGCAGCGCTGCTCGCGAAGAACGGCATCGAGGCCACCATCTCGGGGCGCGTCAAGCACCTCTACTCGATCTGGGGGAAGCTCAAGCGGCAACGGGTCGACGTCGAGGACGTCTTCGACGTGCTCGCCTTCCGGATCATCGTCTCGACGGTCGGCGAGTGCTATGCAACCCTCGGCCTGATCCACCAGGAGTGGTCGCCGGTCCCGGGCCGGATCAAGGACCACATCGCCATTCCCAAGCCCAACGCCTACCAGTCCCTGCACACCTCGGTGATCGGCCCCGAGGGCCACCCCTTCGAGGTTCAGATCCGGACCGAGGAGATGCACAAGATCGCCGAGTTCGGGATCGCGGCGCACTGGAGCTACAAGGAGCAGGGGTCACAGGCGCCGGCCGAGGACTCTCGGCTCGCCTGGCTGCGCGGCGTGCTCGACAACTCCGAGGGCACCTCGCCGCGGGAGTTCATCGACTCTCTCAAGGTCGACCTCTACCCGGACGAGGTCTACAGCTTCACCCCGCGCGGCGACGTCTTCTCCTTTCCGCGCGGCGCGACCATCCTCGACTTCGCCTACCGGGTCCACACCGAGGTCGGGCACAAGTGCGTCGGCGGCCGGATCAACGGCCGCTGGGTGCCGCTGAAGACCGAGATTAGAAACGGCGACATCGTCGAGATCACCACCTCGCCCCAGCAGCGGCCGCACCACGACTGGCTGAGCATCGTGGTGACCACCCGCGCGCGCAGCAAGATCCGGGCGTGGCTCAAGCTCGAGGAGAAGGAGCGGGCGGTGGAGGTCGGGCGGAAGCTGCTCGAGCGAGAGCTCCGCAGGGCCGGGACCTCCCTCAAGAAGCTCGCCGGCGGCGCCGAGATCAAGCGCGAGATCGCCTCGCACGGCGTCTCCAGCGAGGAGGACCTGCTGGCGGCGATCGGGTTTGGCAAGGTCGCTGCCGCGACCGTCTCGGCGGCGGTTGCCCCGGCGGCGGCCGAGACGGCCGAGCAGCGCAGCCCGCTGCAGGTCCGGGAGCCGACCCACCCGCTCGACTCGCAGGTCCTCGAGGTGACCGGCGACGCCGACTTCCTGGTCTACGTGGCCAAGTGCTGCAGCCCGCTGCCCGGCGAGCCGATCGTCGGCTACGTCACTCGCGGCAAGGGCGTCGCGGTGCACTCCCGGTCGTGCCCGAACGTCAGGAACCTGCTCTACCACCCGGAGCGCGAGATCGAGGTGCGGTGGGCGACCAACGCCGGATCGAGGTCGGCGGCGCCATCGCGGGTGAACGTCGACATGGTGTTCCGCGACCGCAGCGGCATGCTGGCCTCGATCTCGCACACCATCACCGAGGAGGGGAGCGACATCCTGAGCTGCCAGCTGCGCACCGAGGACAACGACACCGGCGTCGCGGCGCTGACGATCCTGGTCCGCGACGCGCCCCAGCTCGCCCGCATCATCGACCGCCTGCAGTCCCTGTCCGGAATGCTGCAGGTCGAGCGCAGGGGCCAGGCGGGCTGA
- the secF gene encoding protein translocase subunit SecF: MRIIGETHIPFLSYRRIAVTASAIVVGAGLVWLVAGFLSPGIPGLRFGIDFTGGTQVLAKFRDAPDLDRLRSSLAAVSPDAPIIQRYDEAEKNEVLIRVQNPSDEEGDLTRPIIDHMVAEFNADVGRRFDLNTQGSQALALLLADADPDRVAAGGADLAQHYSPMAEAVLDYRKSRGIFRSLDELAGIPELSPAARSAIRERAAVGSFALLGVESVGPAVGADLKKAATMAIALSLLGMLVYVWVRFQLPYGIGAVVALFHDVITTLTALMITQREINLPTVAALLTLVGFSVNDTVVIFDRVRENLRLRRGERLEDIMDLSINQTLSRTFITSGTVLMVVLPLFIFGGEVINTFAFVLLVGLFVGVYSTVFVASPVALWISRLLTARREQRRSKGRR; encoded by the coding sequence ATGCGCATCATCGGCGAGACCCACATCCCGTTTCTCTCCTACCGGAGGATCGCCGTCACGGCCTCGGCGATCGTCGTCGGCGCCGGCCTGGTGTGGCTCGTCGCCGGATTCCTCAGCCCGGGGATCCCGGGGCTGAGGTTCGGCATCGACTTCACCGGCGGCACCCAGGTCCTGGCCAAGTTCCGCGACGCTCCCGACCTCGACCGGCTGCGCAGCTCGCTGGCTGCCGTTTCGCCCGACGCACCGATCATCCAGCGCTACGACGAGGCCGAGAAGAACGAGGTCCTGATCCGGGTCCAGAACCCGTCCGACGAGGAGGGCGACCTCACCCGGCCGATCATCGACCACATGGTGGCCGAGTTCAACGCCGACGTGGGCCGCCGCTTCGACCTCAACACCCAGGGCTCCCAGGCGCTGGCCCTGCTCCTGGCCGACGCCGATCCCGACCGGGTGGCGGCCGGCGGCGCCGACCTCGCGCAGCACTACTCGCCGATGGCCGAGGCGGTCCTCGACTATCGCAAGAGCCGCGGCATCTTCCGCTCGCTCGATGAGCTCGCGGGCATCCCCGAGCTGAGCCCGGCCGCGAGGTCGGCGATCCGCGAGCGGGCCGCGGTCGGCTCCTTCGCGCTGCTCGGGGTCGAGAGCGTGGGACCGGCGGTGGGCGCCGACCTCAAGAAGGCGGCGACGATGGCGATCGCGCTGTCGCTGCTGGGCATGCTGGTCTACGTCTGGGTCCGCTTCCAGCTGCCCTACGGCATCGGGGCGGTGGTCGCGCTGTTCCACGACGTCATCACCACCCTGACCGCGCTCATGATCACCCAGCGCGAGATCAACCTGCCGACCGTGGCCGCGTTGCTGACCCTGGTCGGCTTCTCGGTGAACGACACGGTGGTGATCTTCGACCGGGTGCGCGAGAACCTGCGGCTGCGGCGCGGCGAGCGGCTCGAGGACATCATGGACCTGTCGATCAACCAGACCCTGTCGCGGACCTTCATCACGTCGGGAACCGTGCTCATGGTGGTGCTGCCGCTGTTCATCTTCGGCGGCGAGGTCATCAACACCTTCGCGTTCGTGCTGCTGGTCGGCCTGTTCGTCGGCGTCTACTCGACCGTCTTCGTCGCCTCGCCGGTCGCCCTGTGGATCAGCCGGCTGCTCACGGCGCGCCGCGAGCAGCGTCGCAGCAAGGGCCGCAGGTAG